GCGTCCTGGGTGATTCGCTCCAGGTGGCGGTCCACCTGTCCCAAGGGAAGGTTGATCGCTCCGTCGATGTGCGAGCTCTCATACTCAGCGGGTGTACGCACATCCACGAGCAGAGTGTCGGGGTTGGTCTCGATCAGAGCACGGACAGCGGCGGCATCGATGGCCTTCGGCGGCATGGGTGACTCCTAGTGGGTCTGGTGGGTGCGGGGGTGCCAGCCCGCTGCCGGGCTGGCCCCCCGGGGAAACGCTGTGGACAGGGTCTTCCGGGAGGGTTGGAAGGAGCCCTTCAGGTTAAGCGGAGGCGAGCTGGTAGGCGTTGTAGCCGCCGACCAGGTCGGACACCTCCTGGAAGCCGCGTGCGCGCAGGTAACTCGCCGCGACACTGGAACGGTAACCACCGGCGCAGTGCACGACCACAGGACGGTCGGTGGCCAGTTCGTCCATCCGCTCGGGAAGGTTGGCCAGCGGGATGTGCGCCGCGCCCTTGATGGCGCCGCCTTCGCGTTCGGCGCTGCCCCGTACGTCCACCACGACCGGGGCCTGGTCCTTCCGCAGCGCGCTGTTCAACTCGGTGGCGCTGACGCGCGGGGCCCGGACGGTCTCTTGGGGAACCTGGGCCATGGCCGACTCGGGCTGGGGCAGATAACCGGCGACGTTGTCCAGGCCGATCCGGGCGAGGCGGGTGACCGTCTCGCGCTCTCGGCCGGGGTCGGTGACGACCAGGATCGAACTGCCGGGTTCGACCATCATTCCGGCGGTCTCGGCGAAGCGGCCCTCGGTGCCGATGTTGAGGGCGCCGCGCAGGTGTCCGGCGCTGAAGGCCTGCTGGTCGCGGGCGTCGACCACGACCGCGCCCTGGGCGCGCAGGTCCAGGAACGTGTCCAGTTCCAGTGGCCGGACCAGGGCGTCGATGTCGACGGGGTCGCGCTGTTGCCTGTTGCGGGCCGCGTCGTAGGGGAAGTAGTTCGGGATGGCCTCCTGGCCCTCGCGGACCAGTGCGACGAAGTCCTCCTCGCTCATCGGCTGGCACGCGTAGTTGGTGCGGCGCTGGTCACCGATGGTGGACTGGGTCTCGGTCGAGATGTTCTTTCCGCAGGCCGACCCCGCGCCGTGGCCCGGGAACAGGCGGGTGGCGTCGGGCAGGGCCATGAGCTTGTCGTGCACCGAGTCGTAGAGCATCGGGGCGAGCTTGTCGGGCGTGTGGCCGAAGGAGGCGGCCAGGTCGGGGCGGCCCACGTCACCGATGAAGAGCGCGTCGCCGGTCAGGACACCGTAGGGAACCGTGTGGTCGGGCTTTTCGTAGACGAGCACACTGATGGATTCCGGTGTGTGGCCGGGGGTGTGCATGATCTCCAGGGTGACCTCGCCCAGGCTGATGCGCTCTCCTTCGGCCAGGCGGCGGATGGGGAACTGGGTCTCGGCCGTGTCGCCGTAGCCGATCCAGGCGCCGGTGCGCTCGGCGATCTCGAAGTGCCCGGAGATGAAGTCGGCGTGCAGGTGGGTGTTGATGACGCCCTCGACGGTGAGGCCCTGGTCGCGCGCGTCGTCGAGGTACTCGTCGACGTCGATGCGCGGGTCGATGATCACGGCCTTGCCGGTGCTCTCGTCGGCGACCAGGTAGGAGGCCTGGGAGAGGCAGTCGAGGTAGTACTGGGTGAAGATCACGGTTCGCTCCTTGTCCGTAAGACCCCCGGGGGTATGCCAATGATCTGGGTGCCCCTGGGTGTGTGTTGAGAGGGGGGGTCCGTGCTGCCCTCCAGCGAGGACCGGAAGCCTACAGAGGGGTCAGGGGAGACTTAGGGAGAATTCCCCGGGTTCTGTTTGGCCTGACAGGAGTGGTCTGGGTGTGTTGCAGCCGGAGCAGAGTACCACCGCTCGTCTCCGCCTGGAGTCCCAACCTGTCATCACCTCTCTCGTTCTCACTCGGAC
This sequence is a window from Spinactinospora alkalitolerans. Protein-coding genes within it:
- a CDS encoding MBL fold metallo-hydrolase; amino-acid sequence: MIFTQYYLDCLSQASYLVADESTGKAVIIDPRIDVDEYLDDARDQGLTVEGVINTHLHADFISGHFEIAERTGAWIGYGDTAETQFPIRRLAEGERISLGEVTLEIMHTPGHTPESISVLVYEKPDHTVPYGVLTGDALFIGDVGRPDLAASFGHTPDKLAPMLYDSVHDKLMALPDATRLFPGHGAGSACGKNISTETQSTIGDQRRTNYACQPMSEEDFVALVREGQEAIPNYFPYDAARNRQQRDPVDIDALVRPLELDTFLDLRAQGAVVVDARDQQAFSAGHLRGALNIGTEGRFAETAGMMVEPGSSILVVTDPGRERETVTRLARIGLDNVAGYLPQPESAMAQVPQETVRAPRVSATELNSALRKDQAPVVVDVRGSAEREGGAIKGAAHIPLANLPERMDELATDRPVVVHCAGGYRSSVAASYLRARGFQEVSDLVGGYNAYQLASA